Proteins from a single region of Primulina tabacum isolate GXHZ01 chromosome 5, ASM2559414v2, whole genome shotgun sequence:
- the LOC142546213 gene encoding putative E3 ubiquitin-protein ligase XBOS32, protein MRFLRLVGKSFGCSASGERLVSAARDGDLQEAKALLDYNPRLARYSTFGVRNSPLHYSAAHGHNEIVALLLESGVDINLRNYRGQTALMQASQCGHWEVVQTLILYKASIHRADYLNEATALHLAALNGHSRCIRLLLADYVPSNPNFCSISSKRSKNDKSVLDFDERALYGVINRPADGGVTALHMSALNGHVETVHLLLDLGASVTNVTLEDGTTVDLIGSGSTPLHYAACGGNVQCCQLLISRGASLTTENANGWTPLMVARSWHKDWLEDTLSQRQEGQAKFSPSPYLCLPLMSIVEIARECGWRSNDSLPTCSDPCVVCLERKCTVAADDCFHEFCTHCALYLCSTNTTSTVAHGPPGSIPCPLCRHGIVSFTRLESTKPILKEIARTSLSLPFCACVAEIPESISVETPFCKPDGAPCVPLSPFGSFRSLSCRRFHSLKLNPSLCMGSPDVSHSLVSRATDCSLQNQLLRCSRSSFRRSTSQNERRRWLCSFSRSVETGRG, encoded by the exons ATGAGATTTTTGAGACTTGTGGGTAAATCTTTTGGATGTTCTGCCTCTGGGGAGCGTCTTGTGTCAGCAGCAAGAGATGGGGATCTTCAAGAAGCTAAGGCATTGTTAGACTATAATCCTCGTCTCGCGAGGTACTCGACTTTCGGTGTTCGCAATTCTCCGTTGCATTATTCTGCCGCTCATGGTCATAATGAG ATTGTCGCGCTCTTGCTTGAGTCGGGGGTTGACATTAATCTCAGGAACTATCGAGGGCAG ACTGCCCTGATGCAAGCTTCTCAATGTGGTCACTGGGAGGTTGTTCAGACTCTGATTCTTTATAAAGCCAGC ATACACAGAGCTGATTATCTAAATGAAGCAACTGCCCTCCACTTAGCTGCTCTGAACGGTCATTCCCGGTGCATTCGGCTTCTCCTTGCTGATTATGTTCCTAGCAATCCAAATTTCTGTAGCATCTCAAGTAAAAGATCGAAGAATGATAAATCTGTTCTAGATTTTGATGAACG TGCACTGTATGGAGTAATCAACAGGCCTGCTGATGGTGGTGTCACAGCCCTTCATATGTCTGCATTAAATGGGCATGTCGAAACAGTTCACCTCCTTTTGGATTTAGGGGCATCAGTTACCAATGTCACGTTGGAAGACGGAACTACTGTTGATTTGATTG GTTCTGGAAGCACACCACTTCATTATGCTGCCTGTGGCGGTAATGTTCAATGTTGTCAG CTTTTGATATCCAGGGGAGCAAGCCTGACAACGGAAAATGCAAACGG ATGGACTCCTTTGATGGTTGCTCGTTCCTGGCATAAAGATTGGCTTGAGGACACTCTTAGCCAACGGCAAGAAGGCCAAGCAAAATTTAGTCCTTCACCTTACTTATGTCTTCCACTTATGAGTATCGTTGAGATTGCTAG AGAATGTGGTTGGAGAAGCAATGACTCACTGCCCACATGCTCAGACCCATGTGTTGTTTGCTTGGAGAGGAAGTGCACCGTTGCTGCTGATG ATTGTTTCCACGAGTTTTGCACTCATTGTGCCTTATATCTTTGTTCCACCAATACCACATCCACCGTGGCTCATGGGCCGCCTGGTTCAATCCCCTGTCCGCTATGCCGTCATGGTATAGTTTCTTTCACCAGGCTTGAAAGCACAAAGCCTATCTTGAAGGAAATTGCAAGAACGAGTTTATCGCTGCCTTTTTGCGCTTGTGTAGCAGAAATCCCAGAATCCATCTCTGTCGAAACTCCGTTTTGTAAGCCAGACGGTGCTCCGTGTGTTCCACTCTCTCCTTTTGGTTCTTTCCGATCCTTGAGTTGCCGAAGGTTTCATTCTTTGAAACTCAACCCCAGCCTATGCATGGGATCTCCAGATGTTAGCCATTCTTTGGTTTCAAGAGCAACAGATTGCAGCCTGCAGAATCAGTTGCTTAGATGTTCAAGATCAAGCTTTAGACGCTCGACTTCTCAGAACGAGAGACGGAGATGGCTGTGTTCTTTTAGTCGATCTGTCGAAACTGGACGGGGTTGA